The Salvia miltiorrhiza cultivar Shanhuang (shh) chromosome 1, IMPLAD_Smil_shh, whole genome shotgun sequence genome has a window encoding:
- the LOC131009188 gene encoding uncharacterized protein LOC131009188, producing MDDEEEDTPISEKKKIMMMVIEMMMTIRMVGGVSSARGLRGRGGGSSGRGAPSSSNPTSSTGSDGGNVASVRDIQLTHSPSSSESVPTAASEAPTTGRTTLIIRHGQLHPLGMVPGTVTKIFKQVQNPEGFNWKLTPPAIKTSYFEEFKKHFTWDPAIEADVYKLWLEVAARRYKDFIFDIKKKKNKRPSFIHEDHWPNWLKYWDYDEFKAKSEIAKKCRMSEPLGPGTGQVKHKGGSRSILQYAEDVAKRKGVEPTECFYEAYEILHKNKDGTYTDEKSRQIGEKMQELVASQSQPVDDDSDPPEIDMNKVYVEAVGGLDKKKRMFGVGGLAASYRSSEQSSGTSQFHGHTVDPQRLVDMEQQLQDALAKIARQKEEMRQKEEQTDARFEAQQRMLDQILARLLYFEYLTISIIFLNT from the exons ATGGATGATGAAGAGGAAGATACACCGATTagtgagaagaagaagataatgATGATGGTTATAGAGATGATGATGACTATTAGA ATGGTGGGAGGAGTTTCTAGTGCGAGAGGTTTACGTGGGAGAGGAGGAGGTTCTAGTGGTAGGGGTGCTCCATCATCCTCAAACCCTACATCATCCACAGGATCAGATGGAGGGAATGTTGCATCTGTACGAGATATACAGCTGACTCATTCACCTTCATCTTCGGAATCGGTTCCTACTGCGGCATCAGAGGCTCCCACCACTGGACGTACTACACTCATCATACGACATGG CCAATTACATCCCTTGGGGATGGTTCCAGGCACAGTCACTAAGATTTTCAAGCAAGTTCAAAATCCAGAAGGTTTCAATTGGAAACTCACTCCACCTGCTATCAAGACATCGTACTTTGAGGAATTTAAG AAACATTTTACATGGGATCCGGCAATAGAGGCAGATGTCTATAAGCTTTGGTTAGAGGTTGCTGCGCGGAGGTATAAGGATTTTATTTTCGACATCAAGAAAAAGAAGAACAAGAGGCCTTCTTTTATTCACGAGGATCACTGGCCTAATTGGCTTAAGTACTGGGACTATGATGAATTCAAAGCCAAATCAGAGATAGCAAAAAAGTGTAGGATGTCTGAGCCTTTAGGTCCTGGAACCGGTCAAGTGAAGCACAAGGGAGGTTCGAGGTCTATTCTTCAGTATGCTGAAGACGTG GCTAAAAGGAAAGGTGTGGAGCCGACTGAATGTTTCTACGAGGCTTATGAGATCCTTCATAAGAACAAGGATGGTACTTATACAGACGAGAAGTCTAGACAGATTGGA GAAAAGATGCAGGAATTAGTTGCTTCTCAGAGTCAGCCTGTGGATGATGATTCTGATCCACCAGAGATCGATATGAACAAGGTGTATGTGGAGGCTGTTGGTGGACTCGACAAGAAGAAGAGAATGTTTGGAGTTGGTGGACTTGCAGCCAGCTATAGGAGCAGTGAGCAGTCGAGTGGTACATCTCAGTTCCATGGCCATACTGTCGATCCACAGCGACTTGTGGACATGGAGCAGCAGTTGCAGGATGCCTTAGCGAAGATAGCACGTCAGAAGGAGGAGATGAGGCAGAAAGAAGAGCAGACCGATGCTCGATTTGAGGCTCAACAGCGTATGCTCGACCAGATATTAGCTAGGCTTCTGTACTTTGAATACTTGACTATTTCTATTATATTTCTTAAcacttga